A genome region from Haliotis asinina isolate JCU_RB_2024 chromosome 11, JCU_Hal_asi_v2, whole genome shotgun sequence includes the following:
- the LOC137255829 gene encoding oocyte zinc finger protein XlCOF28-like, with amino-acid sequence MPRQNAVMPASRQKGKTCSDEIPIPEIEKPTEKKRLRKLSREKREKIRSLLQDGTSQRQISKIMNVATSVICRFATRLKETGGIEDRHKIGRPKKYHEPSEHWTNIEGDRKYQCKHCQKSFAHFVLVQEHIRVHTGERPFKCDQCFRGFARSSTLKRHLICHSDERPYMCDICAKCFAEASSLRIHIRTHTGERPYRCQFCDRGCTTSGNLNAHMRVHRDKINRQRELCVSMTEKTINHSGLIIENENQIRDSEDEESMTDMNISENIEKAIRQEGRDKEVNIIPEDIVGMWGRRRDCAGEEFERYMHHSEHKKEETCPENTQQESCIVDLYQVKVKEEPQDVMEECQ; translated from the coding sequence ATGCCAAGGCAAAATGCTGTAATGCCCGCATCTCGTCAGAAAGGGAAAACATGCAGCGATGAAATACCAATTCCAGAAATTGAAAAGCCGACAGAGAAAAAGCGTTTGAGGAAACTGTCAAGGGAAAAAAGAGAGAAAATCAGGTCACTTCTTCAAGATGGTACATCTCAAAGACAGATCTCCAAAATCATGAATGTTGCAACCTCGGTTATTTGTAGGTTTGCAACACGTCTAAAAGAAACAGGGGGAATTGAAGACCGCCACAAGATAGGGCGCCCCAAAAAATATCACGAGCCTTCAGAACATTGGACTAACATAGAAGGTGACCGCAAATATCAGTGCAAGCATTGTCAGAAGTCATTTGCACACTTTGTGCTGGTTCAAGAACATATTCGTGTGCATACAGGAGAGAGGCCATTCAAATGTGACCAGTGTTTTAGAGGGTTTGCCAGATCAAGCACTCTAAAACGCCACCTTATCTGTCACTCCGATGAGAGACCCTATATGTGCGACATCTGTGCTAAATGCTTCGCAGAAGCGTCATCACTAAGGATTCATATCCGAACCCACACTGGAGAAAGGCCATACCGATGTCAGTTCTGTGACAGAGGATGCACGACCTCAGGGAACCTCAATGCCCACATGAGGGTGCACCGAGATAAGATCAACAGACAGAGAGAGCTGTGTGTTAGTATGACTGAAAAGACCATTAATCATAGTGGACTCATTATAGAGAATGAGAATCAAATCAGAGACTCAGAAGATGAAGAAAGTATGACTGAtatgaatatttctgaaaacattGAAAAGGCAATAAGACAGGAAGGGCGTGACAAAGAGGTTAATATAATACCGGAAGACATTGTGGGCATGTGGGGACGAAGAAGAGATTGTGCAGGAGAAGAGTTTGAGCGATACATGCATCACAGTGAACACAAGAAGGAAGAGACTTGTCCAGAGAACACCCAACAGGAGAGTTGTATTGTGGATCTGTACCAAGTTAAAGTAAAGGAGGAACCACAGGATGTGATGGAGGAATGTCAGTAG